The Deltaproteobacteria bacterium genome window below encodes:
- a CDS encoding shikimate dehydrogenase — protein sequence MNTPHVLGIIGNALAESLSPTLHNALLQHHGLDYVYLPFQVERRHLKNLIPCMRLTDVGGLNVTAPYKCAVIPLLDRLDRTAQQIGAVNTIVLRRGRYVGYNTDAAGFLAALQHTHRRTPRGLRVTVIGAGGTARAVTAAVLAHGAATLTLLNRTCSHATRLGREFRRHFPRANIAAQPLTPATLRAACLESDLLVQTSAAPRCGRGALLWPTRCRPAGLTLLDVRYGTGDNVFLHAARRAGVRCSDGREMLLQQAALSFHLWTGKTAALPVLRRITQGHL from the coding sequence ATGAACACCCCACACGTCCTCGGCATCATCGGCAATGCGCTGGCGGAAAGTCTCTCGCCGACACTCCACAATGCGCTGCTGCAACACCACGGACTCGATTACGTCTATCTCCCGTTTCAAGTCGAACGCCGTCACTTGAAGAACTTGATCCCATGCATGCGCCTCACCGATGTCGGCGGGCTGAATGTCACGGCACCCTATAAATGCGCCGTGATCCCGCTGCTGGATCGGCTGGATCGGACCGCGCAACAGATCGGCGCGGTGAATACGATCGTCCTCCGCCGCGGTCGCTACGTGGGATACAACACCGATGCCGCCGGATTTCTCGCAGCGCTGCAACACACGCATCGTCGCACGCCGCGCGGCCTCCGCGTCACCGTGATCGGCGCCGGCGGCACCGCCCGCGCGGTCACTGCGGCCGTGCTGGCACACGGCGCCGCGACGCTCACGCTGCTGAACCGCACGTGCAGCCATGCCACGCGACTGGGTCGAGAATTTCGCCGCCACTTTCCACGCGCGAACATTGCGGCTCAGCCACTCACGCCCGCCACGCTGCGCGCCGCCTGCCTGGAAAGCGACCTACTCGTCCAGACCAGCGCCGCCCCCCGTTGCGGCCGTGGCGCGCTGCTTTGGCCCACCCGCTGCCGGCCGGCCGGCCTCACGCTGCTCGATGTCCGCTACGGCACTGGCGACAACGTCTTTCTGCACGCTGCGCGCCGCGCCGGCGTACGCTGCAGCGACGGCCGAGAAATGCTGCTCCAACAAGCCGCCCTCAGCTTCCACCTCTGGACCGGAAAAACCGCAGCCCTCCCGGTCCTCCGACGCATCACACAAGGGCATCTGTAA
- a CDS encoding bifunctional riboflavin kinase/FAD synthetase: MQIIQGSAAFPPALHGAVLTMGNFDGVHIGHQTICRDVVAKARGWGCASVAYTFDPHPLRVLAPALQLTMLQTVPQRLQALAAAGLDATVVEPFTPEIAALPPQAFLTEILWQRLRPRAVVIGYDFTFGQRRAGRVADLERFGAEHKLQVDVIEPVFCGPILVSSTYLRHCIEQGDVEAAATALGRPYTIGGTLVTGRGVGRQLGFPTLNVRSSNELLPATGVYVTWALHAATQLPAVTYVGHNPTFGGTGLVVETHLLTACPPDITQLEVSFLRRLRGDIHFECVDDLTRQIAQDVAAARAYHQL; the protein is encoded by the coding sequence ATGCAAATCATTCAAGGATCAGCCGCTTTCCCCCCCGCACTGCACGGCGCCGTGCTGACGATGGGCAATTTCGACGGCGTCCATATCGGTCACCAAACCATTTGCCGCGATGTCGTCGCGAAGGCGCGCGGATGGGGTTGCGCGTCCGTGGCGTACACCTTCGACCCGCACCCGCTGCGCGTGTTGGCGCCGGCATTGCAACTGACGATGCTCCAAACGGTGCCGCAGCGCCTCCAGGCGTTGGCAGCCGCAGGGCTCGACGCAACGGTCGTGGAACCCTTCACTCCCGAGATCGCAGCGCTGCCGCCGCAGGCCTTCCTGACAGAAATCCTGTGGCAGCGCCTCCGACCGCGCGCGGTCGTGATCGGGTATGACTTCACGTTCGGACAACGGCGCGCGGGCCGCGTCGCCGACTTGGAACGCTTCGGGGCCGAGCACAAATTGCAAGTGGACGTCATCGAACCCGTCTTCTGCGGACCGATCTTAGTCAGCTCCACCTATTTACGACACTGCATCGAACAAGGCGACGTCGAAGCCGCCGCGACCGCGCTCGGTCGCCCCTACACGATCGGCGGCACGTTAGTGACAGGACGCGGCGTGGGACGGCAACTCGGCTTCCCCACGTTGAACGTGCGCAGTAGCAACGAACTCCTCCCCGCGACGGGCGTCTATGTCACATGGGCACTGCACGCCGCCACGCAGTTGCCGGCAGTGACCTACGTTGGACACAATCCGACCTTCGGCGGCACCGGACTCGTCGTCGAAACGCATCTGTTAACGGCATGTCCACCCGATATCACCCAGCTGGAAGTCAGCTTCCTGCGTCGCTTGCGGGGCGACATTCATTTCGAATGCGTAGACGATCTCACGCGACAGATCGCCCAAGACGTCGCGGCGGCACGGGCCTATCATCAACTATGA
- a CDS encoding alpha/beta hydrolase, with translation MMTIVLLPGMDGTGVMFAPLVAALGPAVRVQVVSYPTTVPLDYAVLEVLVRAALPTDGPYILLGESFSGPIAVALAATAPPQLRGVILCCTFVRNPRPLCAFLRALIKIVPFAHVPRCILVHLLLGKYVTPALWAMLAQALEAVSPAVLRARLQAVRSVDVALQLKAIKVPVLLLRALHDRVVPRAASRLISLWCPHAKCVALDGPHLLLQVAPVVAARVVLEFVRDASEERDPDGVNSHLNSGRAR, from the coding sequence ATGATGACCATTGTGTTGCTGCCGGGAATGGATGGTACGGGCGTGATGTTTGCGCCATTGGTTGCGGCGTTGGGGCCGGCGGTTCGAGTGCAGGTGGTGTCATATCCGACGACGGTGCCGCTGGATTACGCGGTGCTAGAAGTGCTCGTTCGTGCCGCCCTCCCCACGGACGGTCCCTATATCCTGCTTGGTGAATCTTTTTCGGGCCCCATTGCTGTGGCACTTGCGGCCACGGCGCCGCCGCAGCTCCGTGGTGTCATTTTGTGCTGCACATTTGTCCGCAACCCGCGACCACTCTGCGCCTTTTTGCGCGCGTTGATCAAAATCGTGCCATTTGCGCATGTGCCACGCTGTATTCTGGTTCATCTGCTGTTGGGAAAATATGTCACGCCCGCTCTTTGGGCGATGTTGGCGCAGGCGTTGGAAGCAGTTTCACCCGCAGTGCTTCGTGCGCGGCTCCAGGCCGTGCGGTCAGTTGATGTTGCGCTCCAACTGAAAGCCATCAAAGTGCCAGTGCTATTGTTGCGCGCTTTGCACGACCGTGTAGTGCCTCGTGCCGCATCACGGCTGATCTCGCTATGGTGTCCGCACGCGAAGTGCGTAGCCCTGGATGGGCCGCACTTGCTGCTGCAAGTTGCGCCGGTAGTCGCCGCGCGCGTTGTGTTGGAATTCGTGCGGGATGCGAGTGAAGAGCGGGATCCAGACGGAGTGAACAGTCATCTGAATAGTGGCCGTGCACGGTAG
- a CDS encoding NAD(+)/NADH kinase codes for MASKAFGNILIVYKPAPRASRRIPAHAAQEHVRTLDHLYQLLQHRSLPFRAIPLEQLGPIADVDLVITVGGDGTVLATSHFATTQPILGVKSFGQTSVGHFCAATRTTLDRYLQRILKRTLQPKQLHRLRATMNEHPLEELILNECLFAHGSPAAISDYRLCIGRHRETQRSSGVWVGTAAGSTAAMLGAGGRALPLESDAIQYLVREPYHPNGSYRLRGDVLSPRQQLRLLSLTPHGTISIDGAHIQYPAPEGTEITIRNADRPLHIYWR; via the coding sequence GTGGCTTCCAAGGCCTTCGGCAACATCCTCATTGTCTACAAACCGGCCCCGCGGGCCTCGCGGCGCATCCCGGCACATGCGGCGCAGGAACACGTGCGCACGCTCGATCATCTCTACCAATTATTGCAGCACCGCTCCCTCCCGTTTCGCGCCATCCCACTGGAGCAACTCGGCCCGATCGCCGACGTCGATTTAGTCATCACCGTCGGCGGCGACGGCACCGTGCTCGCCACATCCCACTTCGCAACGACTCAACCGATCCTGGGCGTCAAGTCGTTCGGACAAACCAGTGTCGGCCATTTCTGCGCAGCGACCCGCACTACGCTCGATCGTTATCTGCAGCGCATCTTGAAGCGGACCTTACAGCCGAAACAGCTGCACCGACTCCGCGCCACGATGAACGAACATCCGCTGGAGGAATTGATCCTCAACGAATGCCTCTTCGCGCACGGCTCCCCCGCCGCGATCAGCGATTACCGTTTGTGCATCGGGCGCCACCGCGAAACGCAGCGTAGCTCCGGCGTCTGGGTCGGGACGGCGGCCGGCTCCACTGCGGCCATGCTCGGCGCCGGCGGACGCGCCCTCCCGTTGGAATCCGACGCCATTCAATATCTGGTGCGCGAACCCTATCATCCGAACGGCAGCTATCGCCTTCGCGGCGACGTGCTGTCCCCGCGCCAGCAACTCCGCCTCCTCTCCCTCACTCCGCACGGCACCATCTCCATCGACGGCGCCCACATCCAATATCCCGCGCCCGAAGGGACCGAAATCACGATCCGCAACGCCGACCGCCCATTGCATATCTATTGGCGCTAA
- a CDS encoding type II toxin-antitoxin system RelE/ParE family toxin gives MTYTVLFKEPAKHAVEQLDRGVRLRIFNALQRIATQPSLGKPLRTPLQGLWSYRVGDWRIVYEVQQRIITVVVIGVGHRREIYDTITRLLRPRR, from the coding sequence GTGACCTACACGGTCCTCTTCAAGGAACCCGCCAAGCACGCGGTGGAACAGCTGGATCGCGGGGTTCGGCTGCGCATCTTTAACGCCCTCCAACGGATCGCCACACAACCATCGTTGGGCAAACCGCTGCGTACGCCATTGCAGGGCCTCTGGTCCTATCGCGTCGGCGATTGGCGAATCGTCTACGAAGTCCAACAGCGGATCATTACGGTCGTCGTCATTGGAGTCGGACATCGACGCGAAATCTACGACACCATCACCAGATTGCTCCGCCCCCGCCGCTGA
- a CDS encoding nicotinate-nicotinamide nucleotide adenylyltransferase yields the protein MRIAIFGGSFNPVHLGHLAMVRWVLRRRLVDRVIVVPCWRHPFAKDLAPFAARVTMCRLALARFRRAEVSTLEQRLGGVSYMARTVRALQRRYPSACFSLLIGADVEPELPRWRNWRWLQRHVALIKLPRGPRSPIPNVSATAIRARLAAGQSVADAVPRAALRWLQQHAVF from the coding sequence ATGCGCATCGCCATCTTCGGCGGCTCGTTCAATCCGGTGCATCTGGGCCATCTGGCGATGGTGCGCTGGGTGTTGCGGCGTCGGCTCGTGGATCGTGTCATTGTCGTGCCGTGTTGGCGCCATCCCTTTGCTAAAGATCTCGCTCCGTTTGCGGCCCGCGTGACGATGTGTCGGTTGGCGTTGGCGCGCTTTCGCCGTGCCGAAGTCTCCACGCTGGAACAACGACTCGGGGGCGTGAGTTACATGGCGCGGACGGTCCGGGCGCTGCAACGGCGCTATCCTTCGGCGTGCTTCTCATTGCTCATCGGCGCCGATGTCGAACCAGAACTCCCGCGATGGCGCAATTGGCGCTGGCTGCAGCGTCATGTGGCGTTGATCAAACTCCCACGCGGCCCTCGGAGTCCGATCCCCAACGTCAGTGCAACGGCGATTCGTGCACGACTGGCTGCCGGGCAATCCGTGGCGGATGCGGTGCCGCGTGCGGCGCTGCGTTGGTTGCAGCAACATGCCGTATTTTAG
- a CDS encoding PDZ domain-containing protein gives MLHYSRFFALSALGISLITLGISPHARAADEAPPSLAEARLTPRILKLVRQNYVQPDMIAASAMLTGALKEVQQDVPEILAQFANDQLTLTIGQAVRKFSVSKVQNLSDLWEALREVFAFIDLNYHGDTERDELEYLAIDGMLRTLDPHSNLLRPKEYREFKIGTKGNFGGIGIVIGIRDGRLNVIAPIEGTPAARAGIKAQDRIIQIGEDSTANMTLTEAVDRLRGPVGTTIAVTVERDNQPNIAVALKRAVIRIDSVQSTLLADRGRRLGYVKVKSFQENTMTDLRTQLTELHKRARGLANREASRTEAAVPRGGAGDLDGLILDMRNNPGGLLDQAIEMSDVFLAQGTIVSTVGAHSNFLEQYEAETADTEPAYPIVILVNEGSASASEIVAGALQGHQRALVIGAPTFGKGSVQTVYDLHDGSALKLTIAEYLTAGVRSIQEIGISPDVELDPMIIDKKRPNLLEDKFYGERDLERHLKRHPDAARNAAIRLRHVKPVEELPGEGDEKREYSNALNLTDDFAVDFAKRLFAELAPAPGQPWENLDGVVGRLQQIETQKLEQELATLGIDWSLTASPDTPQLQVTYHLQRGKSHVPAIQAGEEGELVLTARNVGKGTFYRLIGQTTADVSALNNKEFLFGRLAAGEQRSWAVPFKAEKAMVTEQLPVTIEFQEGNGNVPSSFTALVPINGLTRPQFAYSYHLGTPDAKGRITAGLPINKSVPLVVQVKNIGRGTALEPVVAIKNSGGKGPYIELGRAKLGAIAPGESATATLKFHLDPGFDAATFKLELAITDTALFESVSDKIVLTVASAQIDPPAGTWYSAPTIELAETAWPRSTTAAEQGLQGRVTDDQRVKDVFVFVGEEKVYYQANPQQTNVLDMLAKLPLKTGNNIVTIAARDEHNLMARRTWTIYRADGAGHNTALK, from the coding sequence ATGCTGCATTATAGTCGCTTTTTTGCTCTCTCCGCCCTCGGGATCAGCCTCATTACCCTAGGCATTTCGCCCCACGCGCGCGCCGCCGACGAGGCCCCGCCGTCATTGGCCGAGGCACGCCTCACGCCGCGCATCTTGAAACTCGTCCGCCAGAACTACGTCCAGCCCGACATGATCGCCGCGAGCGCCATGCTGACCGGCGCGCTGAAAGAGGTCCAACAAGACGTCCCGGAGATCCTCGCCCAGTTTGCCAACGACCAACTGACACTGACCATCGGCCAAGCGGTGCGCAAGTTCAGCGTCTCCAAGGTCCAGAACCTCAGCGACCTGTGGGAAGCGCTGCGCGAAGTCTTCGCGTTCATCGATTTAAACTACCACGGCGACACGGAACGCGATGAGTTGGAATATTTGGCGATCGACGGGATGCTCCGGACGCTCGATCCACACTCCAACCTACTTCGGCCCAAGGAATATCGCGAATTCAAGATCGGGACGAAAGGGAACTTTGGCGGGATTGGAATCGTGATCGGGATTCGCGACGGGCGACTGAACGTCATCGCGCCAATTGAAGGAACGCCGGCAGCTCGCGCCGGGATTAAGGCGCAAGATCGCATCATCCAAATCGGCGAAGACTCCACGGCCAACATGACACTGACCGAAGCGGTGGACCGATTACGCGGGCCGGTCGGCACCACGATTGCCGTCACCGTGGAGCGCGACAATCAACCCAACATCGCCGTCGCGTTGAAACGCGCGGTGATCCGGATCGACAGTGTCCAATCCACACTACTGGCCGACCGCGGCCGGCGCCTCGGTTACGTCAAAGTGAAAAGTTTCCAAGAAAACACAATGACCGATCTGCGCACCCAATTAACGGAGTTACACAAACGGGCCCGCGGGCTCGCAAATCGGGAGGCCTCCCGGACGGAGGCCGCGGTCCCGCGCGGCGGCGCCGGTGACTTGGACGGGTTGATCCTCGACATGCGCAATAATCCCGGCGGACTGTTGGACCAAGCGATCGAGATGTCCGACGTGTTCCTCGCACAAGGGACGATCGTCTCGACCGTCGGCGCGCACAGCAATTTCCTGGAGCAGTACGAAGCCGAGACCGCTGACACCGAGCCTGCGTATCCGATCGTCATTCTCGTCAATGAAGGCTCGGCTTCCGCGTCGGAAATCGTCGCCGGCGCGTTGCAAGGACATCAGCGCGCGTTGGTGATCGGCGCCCCGACGTTCGGCAAGGGCTCGGTCCAAACCGTCTACGATCTGCACGACGGCAGCGCGCTAAAGCTGACGATTGCCGAATATCTGACTGCGGGCGTCCGTTCCATTCAGGAAATAGGGATCAGCCCCGATGTAGAACTCGACCCGATGATAATCGACAAAAAACGACCGAATTTGTTGGAAGACAAATTTTACGGCGAACGCGACTTGGAGCGGCACCTAAAACGACATCCCGATGCCGCGCGCAATGCCGCGATCCGGCTGCGCCACGTCAAACCGGTGGAAGAATTGCCGGGCGAAGGCGACGAAAAACGCGAGTATTCGAATGCGTTGAATTTAACCGACGACTTCGCCGTGGATTTTGCAAAACGCCTGTTCGCCGAATTGGCCCCCGCGCCCGGGCAGCCATGGGAGAACCTCGACGGCGTGGTCGGGCGGTTACAACAGATCGAAACCCAAAAGTTGGAACAGGAACTGGCGACACTCGGCATCGATTGGTCACTGACCGCTTCGCCAGACACGCCCCAACTCCAAGTCACGTACCACTTGCAACGCGGCAAAAGCCACGTGCCGGCGATCCAAGCCGGGGAAGAAGGCGAACTCGTCTTGACCGCGCGGAATGTCGGCAAAGGGACGTTCTATCGCCTGATCGGACAGACCACGGCCGACGTCTCGGCGCTGAACAACAAAGAATTCCTGTTCGGCCGGTTGGCCGCGGGAGAACAACGCTCCTGGGCAGTGCCGTTCAAGGCCGAAAAGGCGATGGTCACGGAACAACTCCCTGTCACCATCGAATTCCAAGAAGGCAATGGGAACGTGCCGAGCAGCTTCACCGCGTTGGTCCCGATCAACGGCCTCACGCGGCCGCAGTTTGCGTATAGCTATCACCTCGGCACGCCGGACGCCAAAGGACGCATCACGGCCGGACTGCCCATCAACAAGTCCGTGCCGCTCGTGGTCCAAGTCAAGAATATCGGACGCGGCACGGCACTCGAACCGGTCGTGGCGATCAAGAACTCCGGCGGCAAGGGACCGTACATTGAACTCGGGCGTGCGAAACTGGGCGCCATCGCCCCAGGCGAGTCGGCCACGGCCACGCTCAAATTCCATCTCGATCCGGGCTTCGACGCCGCGACGTTCAAATTAGAACTGGCAATCACCGACACGGCGCTGTTCGAATCGGTCTCCGATAAGATCGTGCTGACCGTCGCATCGGCGCAAATCGATCCGCCGGCCGGGACCTGGTATAGCGCTCCGACGATCGAACTGGCCGAAACCGCATGGCCGCGCAGCACCACGGCGGCCGAACAAGGCTTACAAGGTCGTGTCACCGATGATCAGCGGGTGAAAGATGTGTTCGTCTTCGTGGGCGAAGAGAAAGTCTACTATCAGGCCAATCCGCAACAGACGAACGTCCTCGACATGTTGGCAAAGCTCCCGCTGAAGACCGGCAACAATATCGTCACGATCGCGGCGCGCGACGAGCACAACTTGATGGCACGCCGCACCTGGACTATCTATCGCGCCGACGGCGCCGGCCACAACACCGCACTAAAGTGA
- a CDS encoding class I SAM-dependent methyltransferase, which translates to MKKPALSGALLDLHTDILPCLRVQNCVYGPFDYPFLQAQIQAAHARRVLDVGTADGSFLRELARQLSEVLFHGIDANGALVQHGRRQAARASAGNITITDGFFDHRFSTTRYDLIMARFAIEHVPDVKNFLAAVAARLRSRGRVAIVEYYVEIAGIEDPTWREFRARELRLYRKIHSHPQLAFQLPSLLADVGFTNVQTSLHVVSPSTVGWKQFAALVGVYTSTYATIDRRLWSPPFVKKIQAWLRSGHHVSSRREPSFLISHTAARKK; encoded by the coding sequence ATGAAAAAACCAGCACTCAGTGGAGCACTGCTGGATCTTCATACGGATATTCTGCCCTGTTTGCGGGTGCAGAATTGCGTGTATGGGCCGTTTGATTATCCCTTCCTGCAGGCACAGATTCAGGCCGCTCACGCCCGACGCGTGCTGGATGTTGGTACGGCCGATGGGTCGTTCTTGCGGGAGCTCGCGCGACAATTGTCGGAGGTGCTCTTTCATGGCATCGACGCCAATGGCGCTCTCGTACAGCACGGACGGCGACAGGCCGCTCGTGCCTCGGCAGGCAATATCACGATTACGGACGGATTCTTCGACCATCGATTTTCCACGACACGCTATGATCTTATCATGGCGCGCTTCGCCATCGAGCATGTGCCCGATGTGAAAAATTTTCTCGCTGCGGTGGCCGCGCGGCTGCGTTCTCGTGGACGTGTGGCCATAGTCGAATACTATGTCGAAATAGCAGGCATTGAAGATCCCACGTGGCGCGAGTTTCGAGCGCGAGAGTTGCGGCTCTATCGGAAGATTCACTCCCATCCGCAGTTGGCCTTTCAACTGCCCAGTCTCCTGGCGGATGTGGGGTTCACCAATGTGCAAACGAGTCTGCACGTCGTGTCGCCGTCCACGGTGGGGTGGAAACAATTTGCGGCACTGGTTGGCGTCTACACGTCCACCTATGCCACAATCGATCGTCGCCTGTGGTCGCCGCCATTCGTCAAAAAAATCCAAGCCTGGTTGCGATCCGGCCACCATGTTTCCTCGCGTCGCGAACCGTCGTTCCTTATTTCTCATACCGCCGCGCGGAAAAAATAG
- a CDS encoding IS1380 family transposase produces MAQTILPFILTEAKKRDPKLTAFAGLPLISETYRRLGLDRVVAQQLRLKERGWAETTIVEALVALQVAGGTCMDDVQWLAADASRALYSPAGLPSPAAIRRFLHLFDEPTPTPRVPGTAVIPPEGPALAALNAVHRHTIQQMVAHRRPRWITLDVDATVAWSEKQSCLGTYKGGTGYQPIQAIWAETQLIVAEEFRDGNVPAHTDALRFLQRCVANLPAGLPFCLRSDGAWYQWDVMDYCTPHQIPFAISADCSRGLMRFVHALPDSAWQPLRTVTAQGVVPTGVEYAELAFSTAGLAQHEIRQRMLGYRYLVIRTPATQPDLFTGDYSYHAVCTNMNWQAERLIWWHHERSGTIEHVIARLKHDYAGHTFPCGTFGANAAWWRLTCLAHNLVQCLKLLALPATWFYCRLKTLRFRLFGLAGRVITHARRTGLQLARGHPAVPIYQHARQRLATL; encoded by the coding sequence ATGGCGCAGACTATCTTGCCGTTCATCCTGACGGAAGCAAAAAAGCGGGATCCCAAACTGACGGCGTTCGCGGGGCTGCCGCTGATCAGCGAGACCTATCGGCGCTTGGGCTTGGACCGCGTGGTGGCGCAGCAGCTGCGGCTCAAAGAACGCGGCTGGGCCGAGACGACGATCGTCGAGGCGCTCGTGGCGTTGCAGGTGGCGGGCGGCACGTGCATGGACGATGTCCAGTGGCTCGCCGCCGATGCGAGCAGGGCGCTGTACAGTCCGGCGGGACTGCCGTCGCCCGCCGCGATCCGCCGTTTTTTGCACTTGTTTGACGAACCGACCCCGACGCCGCGCGTGCCTGGCACCGCCGTGATTCCGCCCGAAGGTCCGGCATTGGCGGCGCTCAATGCCGTGCATCGGCACACGATCCAGCAGATGGTGGCGCACCGCCGCCCGCGGTGGATCACGCTCGATGTGGATGCCACGGTGGCGTGGTCCGAGAAACAATCCTGCCTCGGCACCTACAAAGGCGGCACCGGCTATCAACCGATCCAGGCGATCTGGGCGGAGACGCAGCTCATTGTTGCCGAGGAGTTCCGCGACGGCAATGTCCCGGCGCATACGGACGCGTTGCGCTTTCTGCAGCGGTGTGTGGCCAATCTGCCGGCCGGTCTGCCGTTCTGTTTGCGCTCCGACGGGGCGTGGTATCAGTGGGACGTCATGGACTACTGCACGCCGCACCAGATTCCGTTTGCGATCAGCGCGGATTGCTCCCGTGGTTTGATGCGCTTCGTGCACGCGCTGCCAGACAGCGCGTGGCAGCCGCTCCGCACGGTCACTGCGCAGGGCGTGGTGCCGACCGGCGTCGAGTACGCGGAACTCGCGTTCAGCACGGCAGGCCTCGCGCAACACGAGATCCGTCAGCGCATGCTGGGCTACCGCTATCTCGTCATCCGCACGCCGGCGACGCAGCCCGATCTTTTTACGGGCGATTACAGCTACCACGCGGTCTGTACGAATATGAACTGGCAGGCCGAACGCCTGATCTGGTGGCATCACGAACGCAGTGGCACGATCGAACACGTCATTGCCCGTCTCAAACACGATTATGCCGGCCACACGTTTCCCTGCGGCACGTTCGGCGCGAATGCCGCGTGGTGGCGCCTCACGTGCCTCGCCCATAATCTCGTGCAATGCCTGAAGCTCTTGGCCTTGCCGGCCACGTGGTTCTACTGCCGGCTCAAGACCTTGCGCTTCCGGCTGTTCGGTCTCGCGGGCCGCGTCATCACGCACGCCCGACGCACCGGGCTCCAACTGGCGCGCGGCCATCCGGCGGTCCCGATCTATCAGCACGCCCGGCAGCGTCTCGCCACGTTGTAA
- a CDS encoding type II toxin-antitoxin system Phd/YefM family antitoxin — protein MKTIALSEAKARLSEVMDEVEDFEIYQLTRNGKSAGILVNPEEWDALRETLAVLADDDLMRQIRASRRSKKTYPMKDVFRGLLK, from the coding sequence ATGAAAACGATTGCCCTCAGTGAGGCCAAGGCGCGCTTGAGCGAAGTCATGGACGAAGTCGAGGACTTCGAGATTTACCAACTGACTCGCAACGGCAAATCGGCAGGGATTCTGGTGAACCCCGAAGAGTGGGATGCGCTGCGCGAAACATTGGCCGTCCTCGCCGATGACGACCTGATGCGACAAATTCGCGCCAGTCGCCGTTCGAAGAAGACCTATCCCATGAAAGACGTCTTTCGAGGCCTGCTCAAGTGA
- a CDS encoding response regulator, with amino-acid sequence MHRPPRVVIIDDDPIYLRVWEKVFRGIVECNYCLTNDFETVEAVLASEPVDLVISDIVMNDRNGYEIAKLVYQYQPNAQLLLTTGYDCNVKHFDICSPKFHLLYKPYHNITDIQRLISHLLKNDDNFFQDLSEDSCSEKEDAPNVTEWRL; translated from the coding sequence ATGCATCGACCACCACGCGTCGTAATTATCGACGACGATCCGATCTATCTCCGGGTCTGGGAGAAGGTCTTTCGCGGCATCGTCGAATGTAATTACTGCCTGACGAACGACTTCGAAACCGTCGAGGCCGTGCTCGCGAGCGAACCGGTTGATCTGGTCATCAGCGATATCGTGATGAACGATCGGAACGGCTACGAGATCGCAAAGCTGGTCTATCAATATCAGCCCAACGCCCAACTGCTGTTGACGACCGGCTACGACTGCAACGTCAAACATTTCGATATCTGCTCTCCGAAATTCCACTTACTCTACAAACCGTATCACAACATCACCGACATTCAGCGTCTGATCTCGCACTTGTTGAAGAATGACGACAATTTCTTCCAAGACCTGAGCGAAGATTCCTGCAGCGAAAAAGAAGACGCACCCAATGTGACCGAGTGGCGATTGTAA